In Arachis hypogaea cultivar Tifrunner chromosome 17, arahy.Tifrunner.gnm2.J5K5, whole genome shotgun sequence, a single window of DNA contains:
- the LOC112764804 gene encoding protein TRIGALACTOSYLDIACYLGLYCEROL 2, chloroplastic — translation MKMVVVNPTLVRVSSSFQASSLIPHHGTSLNCVPILPFRHRKQIINKIRVTASSGGGGGDAQQSSSSSSTSESKNPLSVVLDIPRTVWRQTLRPLGDFGFGHRSIWEGGVGLFLISGTVLFVLSLAWLRSFQIRSKFRKYTAVFEFAQACGICTGTPVRIRGVTVGSVIRVNPSLKSIEAVVEVEDDKTIIPRNSLVEVNQSGLLMETIIDITPKDPIPTPSVGPLDQSCSKEGLIVCDREKIKGHQGVSLDALVGIFTRLGRDVEEIGIAKSYSLAERALSIIEEARPLLIQMQAMAEDVQPLLAEVRGNGLLKEVEGLTRSLTQATDDLRRVHSSIMTPENTELIQKSIYTLIFTLKNIENISSDILGFTGDENTRKNLKLLIKNLSRLL, via the exons ATGAAGATGGTGGTTGTGAACCCCACACTTGTTCGTGTTTCATCATCATTTCAAGCTTCTTCGCTGATTCCACACCACGGAACTTCCTTGAATTGCGTTCCAATTCTCCCATTTCGACATCGCAAACAGATAATAAACAAGATAAGGGTTACTGCATcttctggtggtggtggtggtgatgcgcaacaatcatcatcatcttcttctacttcggAATCGAAGAACCCGCTTTCGGTCGTTCTGGACATTCCTCGAACAGTTTGGAGGCAAACTCTGCGTCCGTTAGGTGATTTCGGGTTTGGTCATAGGAGCATTTGGGAAGGGGGTGTTGGACTGTTCTTGATCTCAGGTACTGTGCTTTTTGTGCTGAGCTTGGCTTGGTTGAGGAGCTTCCAGATAAGATCTAAGTTCAGAAAGTACACTGCGGTTTTCGAGTTTGCGCAGGCCTGTGGTATATGCACTGGAACACCTGTGAGAATCAGAGGAGTCACCGTTGGCAGTGTCATTCGTGTGAATCCTTCCTTGAAAAGCATTGAGGCAGTTGTTGAG GTTGAAGATGATAAAACAATTATACCACGCAATTCATTGGTTGAGGTTAACCAATCGGGTCTACTTATGGAAACTATAATTGATATCACTCCCAAGGATCCAATTCCAACACCTTCTGTTGGACCTCTTGATCAATCATGTTCTAAAGAAGGTCTTATTGTGTGTGATCGAGAAAAGATCAAGGGTCATCAAGGAGTAAGCTTGGATGCATTGGTTGGGATCTTTACTCGCCTTGGGAGAGATGTAGAGGAAATTGGTATCGCAAAAAGCTATTCATTGGCTGAACGGGCTCTTTCCATCATTGAAGAAGCAAGACCACTTCTTATTCAG ATGCAAGCCATGGCTGAAGATGTTCAACCTTTGTTGGCCGAAGTTCGTGGTAATGGTCTGTTGAAGGAAGTTGAGGGTTTAACCCGAAGCCTTACCCAAGCTACTGATGATTTGAG ACGGGTCCATTCATCAATTATGACCCCTGAGAACACTGAACTTATCCAAAAGTCCATATACACCCTTATTTTTACCCTGAAGAATATTGAG AATATTAGCTCTGATATTCTGGGTTTCACTGGTGATGAGAACACAAGAAAGAATTTGAAACTACTTATCAAGAACCTCAGCAGGCTATTGTGA
- the LOC112766605 gene encoding SNF1-related protein kinase regulatory subunit beta-1 isoform X2, with product MFPAVMMKSHFGSLRVPLAPLQRGNGPPFVNQMWQNESHGIVNHPPEQGIPVMITWNYGGNNVAVEGSWDNWTSRKALQRAGKDHSILIVLPSGIYHYRFIVDGEQRYIPELPYVADEMGHVCNLLDVNDYVPENPEGVSEFEAPASPESSYGQAFPAEEDFAKEPMAVPSQLHLTVLGMENSDIGSSSKPQHVVLNHVFIEKNLASKSVVALGLTHRFQSKYVTVVLYKPLKR from the exons ATGTTCCCTGCAGTGATGATGAAATCTCATTTTGGTTCACTTCGA GTTCCTCTAGCTCCACTCCAAAGGGGTAATGGCCCCCCATTTGTCAATCAAATGTGGCAGAATGAGTCTCATGGTATTGTTAATCACCCTCCTGAGCAAGGAATCCCTGTCATGATTACATGGAATTATGGTGGTAATAATGTGGCTGTGGAGGGATCTTGGGATAACTGGACATCTAG GAAGGCATTGCAACGAGCTGGTAAAGATCACTCAATTCTTATAGTCTTGCCATCAGGTATTTATCATTACAGGTTCATTGTGGATGGGGAACAGAGATATATTCCAGAACTTCCTTATGTGGCTGATGAGATGGGGCACGTCTGCAATCTTCTGGATGTTAAT GATTATGTGCCAGAAAACCCTGAAGGTGTGTCCGAGTTTGAGGCGCCAGCCTCCCCAGAATCCAGTTATGGTCAAGCGTTCCCAGCCGAGGAAGACTTTGCAAAAGAGCCAATGGCCGTTCCTTCACAGCTGCATCTTACTGTACTAGGTATGGAAAACTCTGACATAGGTTCCTCGTCAAAGCCTCAACATGTTGTGCTAAATCATGTCTTCATAGAGAAAAACTTGGCCTCAAAATCTGTTGTCGCACTGGGACTTACTCACAGGTTCCAGTCGAAATATGTTACAGTCGTCCTTTACAAACCACTCAAGAGGTAA
- the LOC112766241 gene encoding oligoribonuclease: MSVRRRKMEKLANSFSVLELDADDSHVNPLPPPSPSTATHGHSDERVNGNGDTSLVKIEKQKSDKRVNGNNADSSVAKDDEQNQLNVAAPLCEYKMPLVWIDLEMTGLNIEVDRILEIACIITDGNLTKSVEGPDLVIHQSKECLDRMGEWCQSHHAASGLTKKVLKSTISEREAEKQVIEFVKRHLGSYTYSPLLAGNSVYVDFQFLKKYMPELAALFSHVLVDVSSVKALCIRWYPRDQKRAPSKENKHRAMDDIRESIEELRYYKASIFKPKSKK, translated from the exons ATGAGtgtcagaagaagaaaaatggagaaaCTTGCAAACTCTTTTTCGGTGTTAGAACTTGACGCTGATGATAGCCATGTCAaccctcttcctcctccttcccCTTCCACTGCCACTCATG GTCATAGCGATGAGAGAGTTAATGGCAATGGTGACACTTCTCTGGTAAAAATTGAGAAACAAAAAAGTGATAAGAGAGTTAATGGCAACAATGCTGACTCTTCAGTAGCGAAAGATGATGAACAAAACCAACTCAATGTAGCGGCTCCTTTATGTGAATacaagatgcctcttgtttggaTTGACTTGGAAATGACCG GTTTAAATATTGAAGTGGATAGAATACTGGAGATTGCTTGTATAATTACAGATGGAAATTTAACCAAATCGGTGGAG ggtCCGGATTTGGTCATCCACCAAAGTAAGGAGTGCCTTGACAGAATGGGAGAATGGTGTCAAAGTCATCATGCGGCCAGTG GTTTAACAAAAAAGGTGCTTAAAAGTACAATTAGCGAAAGAGAAGCTGAAAAGCAG GTTATTGAATTTGTTAAAAGACATCTTGGTTCATACACCTACTCCCCTCTCTTGGCAGGAAACTCGGTTTACGTGGATTTTCAATTTCTAAAG AAATACATGCCGGAATTAGCTGCTCTCTTCTCTCATGTGCTTGTTGATGTTAGTAGCGTTAAAGCTCTTTGCATCCGCTGGTATCCAAGGG ATCAGAAGAGAGCACCTTCAAAAGAAAACAAACACAGGGCCATGGATGATATTAGAGAAAGCATTGAGGAGCTTAGATACTACAAGGCAAGTATCTTCAAGCCCAAGTCCAAGAAGTGA
- the LOC112766608 gene encoding calmodulin: MADQLTDEQISEFKEAFSLFDKDGDGCITTKELGTVMRSLGQNPTEAELQDMINEVDADGNGTIDFPEFLNLMARKMKDTDSEEELKEAFRVFDKDQNGFISAAELRHVMTNLGEKLTDEEVDEMIREADVDGDGQINYEEFVKVMMAK; this comes from the exons atgGCCGATCAACTCACCGACGAACAGATCTCTGAGTTCAAGGAGGCCTTCAGCCTCTTCGATAAGGACGGCGATG GTTGTATTACTACCAAGGAACTTGGAACCGTGATGCGGTCGCTTGGGCAAAACCCTACTGAGGCAGAACTGCAGGACATGATAAACGAGGTTGATGCTGATGGGAACGGTACCATCGATTTCCCTGAATTCCTCAACCTGATGGCTCGCAAGATGAAGGATACCGATTCTGAGGAGGAGCTTAAGGAAGCCTTCCGTGTATTCGACAAGGATCAGAATGGCTTCATCTCTGCAGCTGAGCTCCGCCATGTCATGACCAACCTCGGTGAGAAGCTGACAGACGAGGAGGTTGACGAGATGATCCGTGAGGCTGATGTTGACGGTGATGGCCAGATCAACTATGAGGAATTTGTCAAAGTCATGATGGCTAAGTGA
- the LOC112766607 gene encoding calmodulin → MADQLTDEQISEFKEAFSLFDKDGDGCITTKELGTVMRSLGQNPTEAELQDMINEVDADGNGTIDFPEFLNLMARKMKDTDSEEELKEAFRVFDKDQNGFISAAELRHVMTNLGEKLTDEEVDEMIREADVDGDGQINYEEFVKVMMAK, encoded by the exons ATGGCCGATCAACTCACCGATGAACAGATCTCCGAGTTCAAGGAGGCCTTCAGCCTCTTCGACAAGGACGGCGATG GTTGTATTACTACCAAGGAACTTGGTACCGTCATGCGGTCGCTTGGGCAGAACCCCACTGAGGCAGAACTTCAGGACATGATTAATGAGGTTGATGCCGATGGCAACGGTACTATTGATTTCCCCGAGTTCCTTAACCTGATGGCTCGCAAAATGAAGGATACTGACTCAGAGGAGGAGCTGAAGGAAGCCTTCCGGGTGTTTGACAAGGATCAAAATGGTTTCATATCCGCAGCTGAGCTCCGCCATGTCATGACCAACCTCGGCGAGAAGCTCACAGATGAGGAAGTTGACGAGATGATTCGCGAGGCCGATGTTGATGGCGACGGGCAGATCAACTACGAGGAGTTTGTCAAAGTCATGATGGCTAAGTGA
- the LOC112766605 gene encoding SNF1-related protein kinase regulatory subunit beta-1 isoform X1, with amino-acid sequence MGNANGREDGAIGTAGDTSAADSAVRGAHAPDSRPPVRAFSTDSMANSPPQSPRRSRSPILFGPQVPLAPLQRGNGPPFVNQMWQNESHGIVNHPPEQGIPVMITWNYGGNNVAVEGSWDNWTSRKALQRAGKDHSILIVLPSGIYHYRFIVDGEQRYIPELPYVADEMGHVCNLLDVNDYVPENPEGVSEFEAPASPESSYGQAFPAEEDFAKEPMAVPSQLHLTVLGMENSDIGSSSKPQHVVLNHVFIEKNLASKSVVALGLTHRFQSKYVTVVLYKPLKR; translated from the exons atGGGAAACGCTAACGGCAGAGAAGACGGTGCCATTGGCACCGCCGGCGACACCTCCGCCGCTGACTCCGCCGTACGTGGAGCTCACGCGCCCGACTCCCGACCTCCCGTTCGCGCCTTCTCCACCGATTCCATGGCCAATAGCCCGCCTCAGAGTCCTCGCCGCTCCAGATCGCCGATCCTCTTCGGACCtcag GTTCCTCTAGCTCCACTCCAAAGGGGTAATGGCCCCCCATTTGTCAATCAAATGTGGCAGAATGAGTCTCATGGTATTGTTAATCACCCTCCTGAGCAAGGAATCCCTGTCATGATTACATGGAATTATGGTGGTAATAATGTGGCTGTGGAGGGATCTTGGGATAACTGGACATCTAG GAAGGCATTGCAACGAGCTGGTAAAGATCACTCAATTCTTATAGTCTTGCCATCAGGTATTTATCATTACAGGTTCATTGTGGATGGGGAACAGAGATATATTCCAGAACTTCCTTATGTGGCTGATGAGATGGGGCACGTCTGCAATCTTCTGGATGTTAAT GATTATGTGCCAGAAAACCCTGAAGGTGTGTCCGAGTTTGAGGCGCCAGCCTCCCCAGAATCCAGTTATGGTCAAGCGTTCCCAGCCGAGGAAGACTTTGCAAAAGAGCCAATGGCCGTTCCTTCACAGCTGCATCTTACTGTACTAGGTATGGAAAACTCTGACATAGGTTCCTCGTCAAAGCCTCAACATGTTGTGCTAAATCATGTCTTCATAGAGAAAAACTTGGCCTCAAAATCTGTTGTCGCACTGGGACTTACTCACAGGTTCCAGTCGAAATATGTTACAGTCGTCCTTTACAAACCACTCAAGAGGTAA